ATCTCGAATCTTATGACAACCCGGATTCAACGGGGTATAAATTCACGTATGAGGAATTTGAAGGAAATGAGCTCAATAGAAAAGTGAGCGCACGGATGGTTAAATGGGAGGGAAAGCAGCAGAAATGGCTGATGCATGACTGGGTAATTCGCAACATTGACGGGCTGGAAGAGGACGTTACATCAGGTGATACCATGCTGATTGATATTGGAATAGCGCCAGGTGATTTCGACAGAAAAACGCTCACCATCCCCACCATGACCACTACGCAACTCACTGAATTCATTAATCTGGAAAGAATGCGCGGAGAGGAAAGGATCAACCTTTATATTGTGGAGCGGGAAAAACGAACATCGGTGCCTTTCGCCACTTTTGTGCTCGTGATCATTGCCGTAGCGGTATCTTCACGCAAATTGAGGGGTGGAATCGGCACCCACCTCGGATTCGGCTTGCTCATCGCTTTCTCCTATTTGCTGGTACTCCAGTTCTCCTCCACCTTTGCCGTTAATACCAGCTTCCCCGCCTGGATAGCCGTCTGGATCCCGAATGCAATGTTTGGCGTTCTGGGAGTGTTTTTATTATTTAAAGCTCCAAAATAAATCGCAACAGCAAACTCTTTTTTTAATTTAATATTAATAATTAAATATCTTATAAATTAATACTAAAAAAATGATTTTATAAAAAGTAAACCGAAATAAAAATCAGTGAAACTTAGCGCCTTCGAGCCTTTGTTTCTAAATTCTATCGGAGCAGTTCAACGGATAATCCAGGGGGCTATAGTTGTGTTTCGAACACCCCCTGCCCCTCCGCAAG
Above is a window of Bacteroidia bacterium DNA encoding:
- a CDS encoding LptF/LptG family permease, which produces MKILDWYIIRNFITTLFAVLLMFAVIAVIFDISEKIDDFIEKDAPVLQIFTVYYLNFIPYLIDLISPLLIFISAVYFTSRMSFNSEILSILASGVSFYRLLVPYLIVATVLTGISYYLKGWVIPKASDAMVQFEITYLSNPYNYGAVNIHRQVSPGNFMYLESYDNPDSTGYKFTYEEFEGNELNRKVSARMVKWEGKQQKWLMHDWVIRNIDGLEEDVTSGDTMLIDIGIAPGDFDRKTLTIPTMTTTQLTEFINLERMRGEERINLYIVEREKRTSVPFATFVLVIIAVAVSSRKLRGGIGTHLGFGLLIAFSYLLVLQFSSTFAVNTSFPAWIAVWIPNAMFGVLGVFLLFKAPK